AACGCCTAAGGGTTTTCCTGCATCGTGCTTGGTTTTTGTTTTGTACACCGGTGATACAGCCAGGTAATTTGCGCCTGCCCTGTAAGATTCCATAGCTTCTTCCATGCCGTGAACTGTTATTCCAATAATTTTGTCTTTGCCGAGCAGCTTCCTGGCTATTTTATACGGCATATCGTCCTGCCCCAGATGGACGCCATCAGCATCGATCGCCAAAGCTATATCTATCCTGTCGTTTATTATAAACAGTTTATTTGTGCATTTTTTTATGAGCAGAGTCGCTTCTTCAAGCAGTTCTTTTGTGCTTCCTTCTTTGTTCCTGTACTGGACTATCCTTGTGCCTGCGGCAACTGCCATTTCCACATCGTTCAAATTGCCTTTAAGGCTCAAAGAAGCATCGGTTATGAAGTAATATCCTTTTATCACTTATCCTCCGGAGAAATAAATGCAAATATTAAATATCAAAATGCAAAATTGCGGTGTTTGCCTATAGCAAACGATTTAAATAAGTACGCTTTGGCGGACACATTAATTTTGCATTTTTCACTTTGCATTTTGCATTGAAGTTAGCTCCCGCTTTTACAGTATTTGCTTTTATCCTTTAGAACGCATCCGCCGCATTGATCCGTACACGGTTCTATATGGACCAGTACGTTAGTGTTTTTCAGGGCTGTTTCTATGTCTGTCTCTATCAAGTCGCAATTTTCATGGTATTCTTTTATAGTCATGTCTTTAGGAGCGTTTAAATGAAGGTCTATATACTTCATCTTTCCTGCCCGCCTTGTCCTTAGTTCATGAAACCCGGTAAAGATGTCCTTATATTTATCCAGGACAGCCCCGACTTTTTTCACCTCGTCGTCGCTAAGCTGTGAATCCAGAAGCGGAGTGTATGCTTGCTTTAACATTTCGAACGCTTCTTTTAATATCAACAGAGCGATGATTATCGCCACTATCGGGTCAAGAAAATGGAGGTCGGTTATCCACAGGATCAAAAGCCCCAGAGAAACGCCGAAAGAGGTGTAGACATCTGCTTTTAAATGCAGCGCGTCGGCTTCCAGAGCGACCGATTCTTCTTTTCTGGCCACTTTGTAAAGCTTTTTCGATACAATGATATTTACCACGGCAGAGACCAGCATAACTGCAAAGCCCCAGCCTACCATCGTGACATGCTGATGCTGGATAAGTTTTTTTATAGCTTCACGGATTATAAAAAATGATGCCATAATTATTAACATAGCTTCTATGACACCGGAAATGTTTTCTATTTTTTGATGCCCGTAAGGGTGCCCTTTGTCCGGAGGCGTATCTGATAGTCTGACTGATACATAAGCTATCAGGCTTGCTGCCAGATCCATTGCTGAATGGATAGCCTCGGATATAATACTTACAGAACCCGTAATGATGCCTACGATGAACTTTAAGAGTATCAGCCCGGAATTCGATATTATTGATAATTTTGCATATTTAACTTTTTCATTCATACATTTTTATTCTACTAAATTTAATATTCATTGGCAAATAGCTGTATAAATTTATTATAATGGTTTTATGTTAAACCAAATAGATAGCCTGATCAGAGAACACATAAAGATTAAACTCGGCATAAACAAACAAAATGAGATAAGAAGGCTCATTTTTGAGATCTGCCAGAGAGAGAACATCCTGCCTCAAAAAATATTTGAAGAAAAGATTTTGCAAAACATAATTAACGACAAAAATACCGGTTATCTGGGAAAATTCCTGAAAATAAAAGGCTGCCTCCTTGGCCGCAGGTATCCTAACGCCATTAAAGAAAAAGATTTTAATGTTTTTCTTAATATCGGTTTCGATAAAAAAGGAAATTCTGAAAAAATATGTAACGAAAAGTTTTACCCTGAGCATATATTCATTGAAAATGCCGCCAAGGATTCCCGTCTAGCAAATAATCTGGTTAAGTTATTCCCCGACATAAAAACAGAATATATAACAAGTATCAAGGATTACAGAAAAGAAAATATACTTTTAAAAGATAATTTAAGAAATAGGGATTTCAATAGCGGAGAGATTGCTTCGCCTTCGGCTCGCAATGACACTTCTTTAGTCATTGCGAGAAGCGACGCGACGAAGCAATCTAATTTAAGAAAAAGGGATATTTTTGTCACGGCTCAAAGTTTTGATTTTGCAAAAGCCTGCCCTTGTACAAAAGGCGTTATTAACTGCAATTACCATATAATAAACCTTGGTTTTGGCTGCCCGTTCGACTGTACGTACTGTTATCTACAGCAATATACGAATTTTCCGGGTATAATTTTAAATTCAAACCTGGATTATTTTTTAGATAAGGTAGGCTCATATCTGAACAAGTTTAAAAATAAAACCGTCAGGATAGGTACGGGCGAGTTTACAGATTCCCTTGCTTTAGATAATATTACGGAGTATTCGAAAGCCCTTGTCCCGTTTTTTTCTGATAAAAATGTATTGTTTGAATTAAAAACTAAAAGCAGTAATGTCAAAAACCTGATAGGATTAAAGCACAACAATAAAACCGTAGTCTCCTGGTCTCTTAACCCCGAAAAGATAGTTCAAAACGAAGAGTTTGGAACTGCCACGCTGGCTGAGAGGTTAAAGGCCGCAAAAATATGTTATAATAACGGATATAAAATAGGGTTCCATTTTGACCCTGTCATTTATTATGATGATTGGGAAAAAGGTTACAGAGAAACCGTAAACCTGATGTGCGATACAGTGCCTGATATAGAATGGATAAGCCTGGGCAGTTTCCGGTTTAACAGGATGCTTAAACCGGTCATCGAGCAGAGGTTCCCGCATACAAAATATATTTATGATGAACTGGTGATAGGGCATGACAAAAAAATGAGGTATTATAAGGCACTGCGGATAGATATTTATAAGAAGATCTTCGCCTGGATAAGAAAAAGAAATAGTAAAACTGCGGTTTATCTTTGTATGGAACCGAAAGATGTATGGGAAATTATTTTTGGGAAAGAAAAACCATACTGGTTATAAAATAAAATCCGGTTATTTTTTTAGTTTTGGTTATTTAAGTTTGTTTAGGATTTAGAGTTTAGTGTTTAGAATTGAGAGTCAAAAGAGGGGTTCTCTATGATAAAGAAAATATTTATTATTTTATTTCTTACTGTTGTTTTAAAAGTAACGGTCTCTGCAGAAGGCCTGCTTACCGGCAAAAATATAAAATTCTCGCAGGAATATGATTTTTTAACGTCCTATGTATGGCGCGGGTTTACTTTGGACGAAAATCCCGTACTGCAGCCGAATTTTTATTTAAGCGCACATAATTTTACTGCAGCTTTCTTTAGCAGCTGGGATACAACCCACAGCGATTCATTGCAATCTGATGAGAAGGATCTCTCGGTCAATTATACTTATGAATTTGTTTATTTTGATGCTTCGATAGGGAATATATATTATGATTTTCCCGGCACAAGGACTTACAGCGCCGAATATTATCTGGGGCTGCAATTGACAGGTCTTCCGCTGACCCCGAATATTATGTATTATTATGATTACCTTACAAGGAACGGCTCATATTTATCCCTGGATCTTGTGAAAAGCTATTCTCTAGATGCTAAAGGTTTTGTGAAACTTAGTTTCGGCGCGCATGCCGGATATAACAACCAACTTATCATTAACGGGCAGGGGGAAGATCTTTCTATAATTGCAGATTTAGGATTTAAGCTTACCGATATACTCGGCTGTTCTTTGGTTGCTGCAGAAAGTATCCCGTTTGACGGCCTTGGAAGTTCTACGGACGGAAACCAGGAAAGCAGGTTCTATGCAGGTGTGAGGGTAGGGGCAGCCTATTAAGTTTTACAGTACGGAAAGAAGGATATTGACGCCAATTCCAGAGATTATCGGCAGGATAAAACTTCCGTAAAGCCTTTTCCATATCGGAAAATTATTGTCCAGGGTCCACAAACCAAAAGCGCTCAAACACAAAACTCCAGTAGGGAACAAGAAAAAAACCGGCTGGTCCCAGATATTGGCATGATAATAATATGCTACAAAAAAAGACGAGATACTTATCAAAAAAAGTAATAGCCTTGATAAACCAAATAGGGAATCAGAAACGAATTTGAGTAAGTTCCATATTTTTAGTAAGCGAAGCATTATGACCAATGCGCATAATACGGCAAAAATTGAAAAAGAATTCCTGTTAAAATTATTGAACTGTATTTTTAAGTTCTTTTTAAAATTGTTCCACTTGCTTGGCAGGGCTTTTGCGGATTCTTCGGTTTTTTTCATTTTGTCCTGCATGGCGATCATCGGCGATACGATATCGTAGCTGATGGCGTTCTTTTCCATTCCAAGCTCCGCAAGGTCCGAAGCGCTTGCTTCGGGCATCCTGTTGATCTCCTGCGCAGGCAGCTGGTTTATCGTTTCATCTTGTGCCGGCAGGTCGGCTGCTGTGCTGTTTTGGTCCGGGAGTTTGGGAAGGCCGGCGGATACATTGTTTTGGTTTGGAAGTTTAGGAAACGCATCCGACAGTTTGCCCATATAGTTTTTACTCTGCATAGTTACCCAGACGGCTCCGATTAACATTACTATCATGAAAGTTTTCATAGTGCGCCCCTCTGGAAATTATAATAGAGCTCCGGCTATTTTTTCAACGGGCTGTACATAGGCAAAACCTTTGCCCGGGACATCAAGCTGGGCGGCAATTGAAATTGTATTAAAAATATTATCTGTCTGGTCTTTTTTTGTTACTATCAAAATAACTTCTTTTTCAGGAGCAATGAGCCTTCCAAGAATTCCAAGTTTTTCCTTTATACCTCTGCCTCTTGCATAATACATAGTCGCTGCGGTTGCCCCTGCCTTGAGTGCCTCGTCAACGATCCTGTCAGCCTTTCCTCTTTCAACGATACAAGTAATAAGGTTAAAACTCATGGAACCTCCATTTCTATTAGCATGGAGCGTATAGCGTTTAGCGTATAGAAAAACTAAAAAATCTTAATTTGTTTTGCCCTTCCTATCCGCTCTACGCTACACGCTATACGCTATTTCTTGGTATTATACATATTTTAGCACAATCTTTACAGCCCTCTTTGCCATTCCGGAGCAAGGATATTTTTGTCTTTCCTTGTCAGTATGCCATTGAGCTCTTTTAAGACATAAGGTTTGTCTTTCGGAAACCGTGCTTGTATTGGGAAATAATTCGATGCGTGGTTTGAAAAAAACAAACAATTAAAATCATCCATGTTCTTAATTAAATTATTTAGTTCTTCGATGAACTCGAACCCTTCAAGGGGTTTAAAAATCCCTTGTTTTTCCATAGCATAAAGCGGGGTATTTTTGGCTATCATTAGCGTCAGAGCTGCGATCTGGTCAGGCCTTGAGTTGTTCAAGAGTTTTGCCGTATTAACGGCGTTTTGGCAGGATAATTTTTTACCGCCAAGCCCGAGAATAACGGTTGTATTAACTTTGATCCCTGCCTCTTTTAGCTTAAGGCAGGTTTCAAGGTTTTCCAAGGGCGAACCATATTTGTTAATAAGTTTATATACTTCCTGGTCGCCTGTTTCAAAACCCAGGTAAATCAGATTGAGTTTTCTTTTTTTAAGTTCGATTAAATCATTCACGGATTTAGCCTTTAAACTTTTTATCGAACCATAAAGGCTTATTCTGGTGAGTTTAGGGAAGGACCTTAAAGCCGTCTCGAATATTTTAATTAGCTCTTCCTGTTTAATTGTTACAGCGTCTCCGTCAGCGAAGAATAGTCTTCTTGTATCAGGATAATATTTTGAAGCCTTGATTATTTCCTTTTCTATTACATGAAGATCTTTTATCCGGAAATATTTTTCTTTATAAGCAGGACAGAATATACACCTGTTATCCGAACAACCCAAAGTGATCTGGATTATCAGGCTTTCAGCTTCGCTGGGAGGCCTTATAACAATACCTTCATAATCTAAAGTACCGAACATATTATCTCCACACTTCTTTAATAATTATATATAATAGTAATATATATGGCAAAAAAACTCAATATAATTTTCAGGTGGTCTAATTATAACCATTATACCTTATCTGCGCTTATCGGCCTCGTTGATGAAAAGCTTGATCCCAGAAAATTTTACATCTCCACAAAAGAGAGCGCTAAGGATATAATAAACGAAGTGAACTCAAACAAATCTATTAATATCCTTTGTTATTCGTTCATGGTAACTGAGTTTGAAAGCGTTAAAAACGAGATAAGAGAGCTGAAAAACGTTTTAAAAGACAAAATAATCATAATTTGCGGAGGCAGTTTTACTACGGCAGTTCCAAAGGCGGCACTTGGGGCCGGTGCAGATATAGCTTTTAGGGGTGAAACAGAAGAGTCTTTCCCTGATTTTTTAAATAAGTTATATGATTCGGGAAAACTCCCTGAAAACAGGATAATTGATCCTCTTCCGCTTAAAAACTTTGATGATTACCCTCCGTTTGCCTACAAAAGAGGTTTTTTCGGGCCTATCGAACTAAGAAGAGGCTGCTTGAACAGATGTACCTTTTGCCAGACCCCTCAAATATTCCCAAAAATAAGGGAAAGGAGCATAGAATATGCAAAACACTATAACAAATACCTTATTGAAGCAAAAAGAGACAGGGTTTCTTTCATTATTTCAGATGCCCTCTCATACGGTGCAAAAGGCGGGAGGGTAAATCTAAAGTATCTGGAAGATTTTTTATCAGGAATAAGGAAAACAAAGATAAATATAATGTACGGGAACTTCCCTTCGGAAATATCCTCACACAGCCTTGCGTTATATCCCGAAGCCGCAGGTATTTTAAGGAAATATATACAGAACAGGAAGATAATAATTGGTGCTCAAAGCGGGAGCGATAATGTGTTAAAGATAATGAAAAGGAAAGATACAAAAAAGGATGTTTTAGAATCAGTTAAAATACTTTCAGCCAATGGATTTATCCCTATTGTTGATATTTTATTCGGTGTGCCGGAAGAAACCAAAAAAGACAGGATTCAAACCCTTGAATTCATGAAATCCCTCCTTCTTTTATATAAAAACATTCAGTTCAACCTGCATTATTTTATCCCGCTTCCCGGGACTGTTTTTGCAAACACAGCTCCGGAACCCATAGAAGACGATATAAAGGAAGAGATAGTGAAATTTGTAAAAATCGGAGTAGTTCTGGGAGATTTCTTTAGACAAGTCGAATTTGGCAGGAAATTGGCTTAAAAAAGCCAATTTTTGTATAATAAAAAGAAAAAGGAAAAAGAATGAGTTTTTATATAGGGATAATAGCCGGAATATTGTGTACGATTTCGTTCATACCTCAGGTATATGTAGTCATAAAGACCAGAAATACAAAAGACCTGTCCCTGACCACTTTTACAATTTTTGCAATTGGCGTATTTTTATGGTTTATCTACGGCCTTTTGATCCATGAAATGCCCGTCATTATCGCAAACCTTGCCACCCTTGTAATGATAATAATCATCATCATAATGAAAATCAAACACGGGTAATATGCGTCAACATCCATTCCCGCAATAGATGTTGGCACGGGACAGACTTAAAGTGGTGAGCCGTGTCCGATGCGGAATCGGTAATGGCTATAAATTCGGCAGGTTTAATTTAAAATGCGAAAGAATATACAATAGACTTGAAACGGAAGATAATGAATAGCGTACTATCAAATAATGCTCCTTATTTCATAAGCAAAGACGGGGTCTATGGAAGATCAAAGTGTTAGAGTAATCACAGGATACGTTTTTATAGATTTGCTTTTTAGTTTTATAGCGGCCTGTGTAGCGTTCGCTATTACTTATAATGAATACGTTCACCATTATCCCACAAAGAAAGAGCCAATTAAGTTGGCTCTTGACACCGCCGTTACTACTTTCATCGTTTTTGTTATATTAGGAGGGTTGGGAGTCCTGGCCTTGCATTGGATGTCATGAATGGGAACACAATACGGATTTAAATATGGAACCTTCATCTCTATTGGTCTAAATAGGCAATTCCCACGAAAGCTGACTCTTAGTTGCATATAGATTGACAGGGCAAAGAGAATTGGATATAATACATAATTGTAATCATTACAAACATGGAAATTATTAATAAAAAACTACAATCCAAGGGCATAAAGCCGACTTATCAACGCCTTAAGATACTTAAGTATTTTGAGGGTAACCATATACACCCGACAGTTGATATGATCTACAGGGACCTTGTAAAAGAGATACCTACTATCTCGCGCACAACGGTTTATAACACGCTTGATATGCTGTGCAGGTCCGGGCTTATGACTTATATAAATATAACCGGGACTGAAGTGAGGTATGATGCTTTAACAGACAGGCACCACCATTTCCTGTGCGAGAAATGCAAAAAGATATTTAATATGGATTTTAAATGCCCTATATGCAATAAAGAAGAAGTAGACGGGCACATAGTAAAAGAATTGCACGGGTATCTTATAGGTACCTGCAAGGAGTGCAATAAGAATGGATAAAAACACCGGAAAAGAATTTGTAAACCTGTTACACGACGCCCTGGAAAAAGAATATAACGATGCATTCCTTTATTTAAAGGAAGCGGAAATATTCAAGAAGAAAATAGTCGGAGGAGATAAGCTCTCTATAGTTTTCGAGAACTTTAGCAAAGAAGAATTCAGGCATGCGGACAGGGTCGCAATGAAGATCATAGAACTCGGGAGTAAAGCCGATTACAATTTTAGGCCGGTTGCGATAGAGCCTTCCCTTCGCGACACACTGCGGAGCCATACCGAAAAAGAAACCCAGGCATATTTTGTGTACGGGCGATTGATAGAGCTTTGCGATGATACGGATTTTAATATCATTTTAAAAGGTATCAGGGAAAATGAAAAGGAGCATTTGGATAAAATAACGCATATTTTAAAGAAACTTAAATAGAGAAAGAATAATTTGAAATTCGAATATCGAAATCCGAAAAAATATTAAATAGGCAAACAGAAATACGGCAAAAGTAAATTCAAGAAGTTGAGGTTTTTGGAATTTAGATATTTAATATTGTAGTTTTTTTCGGATTTCGAGATTGTAGTTTCGAAATTTATTAAAAGCTTGGAGTTATTATGAGACAAGTATATCTAGATAACCAGTCTAACACACCTGTAGATGAACGGGTTTATAATGAAATGCTGCCGTTTTTAAGGGAAAATTACGGCAATGCCCAGAGCATGCATTCCTTTGGTTTTGTTTCAAAGGATGCCCTGGAAAAAGCGCGCCTTCAGGTATCTGGCCTTATCGGTTCAAAACCTGAAGAGATATATTTCACCTCATGCGCTTCGGAAGCCAATAATCTGGCGGTCAAAGGGGCGGCTGAAGCCTTAAAAAATAAGGGAAAACATATCATTGTTTCAAGTATAGAACACTTCTCAGTGCTAAATTGCGCAAAAAGGCTTTCCCAGAACGGTTTTGAGGTTACGTACATTCCGGCAGACAGATACGGAATTATTTCGGCAGAAGATGTTG
This Candidatus Liberimonas magnetica DNA region includes the following protein-coding sequences:
- a CDS encoding SemiSWEET transporter: MSFYIGIIAGILCTISFIPQVYVVIKTRNTKDLSLTTFTIFAIGVFLWFIYGLLIHEMPVIIANLATLVMIIIIIIMKIKHG
- a CDS encoding cation diffusion facilitator family transporter translates to MNEKVKYAKLSIISNSGLILLKFIVGIITGSVSIISEAIHSAMDLAASLIAYVSVRLSDTPPDKGHPYGHQKIENISGVIEAMLIIMASFFIIREAIKKLIQHQHVTMVGWGFAVMLVSAVVNIIVSKKLYKVARKEESVALEADALHLKADVYTSFGVSLGLLILWITDLHFLDPIVAIIIALLILKEAFEMLKQAYTPLLDSQLSDDEVKKVGAVLDKYKDIFTGFHELRTRRAGKMKYIDLHLNAPKDMTIKEYHENCDLIETDIETALKNTNVLVHIEPCTDQCGGCVLKDKSKYCKSGS
- a CDS encoding transcriptional repressor, coding for MEIINKKLQSKGIKPTYQRLKILKYFEGNHIHPTVDMIYRDLVKEIPTISRTTVYNTLDMLCRSGLMTYINITGTEVRYDALTDRHHHFLCEKCKKIFNMDFKCPICNKEEVDGHIVKELHGYLIGTCKECNKNG
- a CDS encoding radical SAM protein is translated as MFGTLDYEGIVIRPPSEAESLIIQITLGCSDNRCIFCPAYKEKYFRIKDLHVIEKEIIKASKYYPDTRRLFFADGDAVTIKQEELIKIFETALRSFPKLTRISLYGSIKSLKAKSVNDLIELKKRKLNLIYLGFETGDQEVYKLINKYGSPLENLETCLKLKEAGIKVNTTVILGLGGKKLSCQNAVNTAKLLNNSRPDQIAALTLMIAKNTPLYAMEKQGIFKPLEGFEFIEELNNLIKNMDDFNCLFFSNHASNYFPIQARFPKDKPYVLKELNGILTRKDKNILAPEWQRGL
- a CDS encoding radical SAM protein, whose product is MLNQIDSLIREHIKIKLGINKQNEIRRLIFEICQRENILPQKIFEEKILQNIINDKNTGYLGKFLKIKGCLLGRRYPNAIKEKDFNVFLNIGFDKKGNSEKICNEKFYPEHIFIENAAKDSRLANNLVKLFPDIKTEYITSIKDYRKENILLKDNLRNRDFNSGEIASPSARNDTSLVIARSDATKQSNLRKRDIFVTAQSFDFAKACPCTKGVINCNYHIINLGFGCPFDCTYCYLQQYTNFPGIILNSNLDYFLDKVGSYLNKFKNKTVRIGTGEFTDSLALDNITEYSKALVPFFSDKNVLFELKTKSSNVKNLIGLKHNNKTVVSWSLNPEKIVQNEEFGTATLAERLKAAKICYNNGYKIGFHFDPVIYYDDWEKGYRETVNLMCDTVPDIEWISLGSFRFNRMLKPVIEQRFPHTKYIYDELVIGHDKKMRYYKALRIDIYKKIFAWIRKRNSKTAVYLCMEPKDVWEIIFGKEKPYWL
- a CDS encoding P-II family nitrogen regulator, translating into MSFNLITCIVERGKADRIVDEALKAGATAATMYYARGRGIKEKLGILGRLIAPEKEVILIVTKKDQTDNIFNTISIAAQLDVPGKGFAYVQPVEKIAGALL
- a CDS encoding ferritin-like domain-containing protein; translated protein: MDKNTGKEFVNLLHDALEKEYNDAFLYLKEAEIFKKKIVGGDKLSIVFENFSKEEFRHADRVAMKIIELGSKADYNFRPVAIEPSLRDTLRSHTEKETQAYFVYGRLIELCDDTDFNIILKGIRENEKEHLDKITHILKKLK
- a CDS encoding TIGR04013 family B12-binding domain/radical SAM domain-containing protein, whose product is MAKKLNIIFRWSNYNHYTLSALIGLVDEKLDPRKFYISTKESAKDIINEVNSNKSINILCYSFMVTEFESVKNEIRELKNVLKDKIIIICGGSFTTAVPKAALGAGADIAFRGETEESFPDFLNKLYDSGKLPENRIIDPLPLKNFDDYPPFAYKRGFFGPIELRRGCLNRCTFCQTPQIFPKIRERSIEYAKHYNKYLIEAKRDRVSFIISDALSYGAKGGRVNLKYLEDFLSGIRKTKINIMYGNFPSEISSHSLALYPEAAGILRKYIQNRKIIIGAQSGSDNVLKIMKRKDTKKDVLESVKILSANGFIPIVDILFGVPEETKKDRIQTLEFMKSLLLLYKNIQFNLHYFIPLPGTVFANTAPEPIEDDIKEEIVKFVKIGVVLGDFFRQVEFGRKLA
- the thiE gene encoding thiamine phosphate synthase; protein product: MKGYYFITDASLSLKGNLNDVEMAVAAGTRIVQYRNKEGSTKELLEEATLLIKKCTNKLFIINDRIDIALAIDADGVHLGQDDMPYKIARKLLGKDKIIGITVHGMEEAMESYRAGANYLAVSPVYKTKTKHDAGKPLGVELIKKIKKEMPVPVVAIGGIDLANAAEVVSAGADAICAISSVITKPNVKEEIEKFQKFFGIVKSSMTNAAKKH